One Primulina eburnea isolate SZY01 chromosome 4, ASM2296580v1, whole genome shotgun sequence genomic window, gtgattttaaaaatcttttaattagttaatattAACTTCGTATCAACTGTTCTAAtcattttaacaaaaaaaaattgtgaaacAATCTCACGAATCAATTTTAcgatataaataatatattcaaatcactcataaaaaaaaaatatagacaTAATTAATTTACTTTCATTTTAATACTTTAAAAATCGTCTTCTTTAGTGGCCaatcaatgtttaaaatgtCATGCTCCGATGACCACATGATTTTCGCGTACAGTATTAATATCTTTATTTAAGATtgcatttaaatttaattggatccacatttttaattttatattcatGATTTGCCCATAAATTTTTTAAGTTTAATAGAAAAGCTAAAGAAAAAGAATGAATTAGTTCGAATTATAATTCAAGTTGGAGGCTTGATCGTTGGCATAAAAATTTATGCGAAtccaggtcgtatttgtgaacgGATCTATTATTGGGTCAATAAaaactattaatttttttgaggataattatttttttgtgaTATAGGTAGGCgtgatttaaaaatatgatcTGTGTGATCTCATGAGACtcatcaaaatttatatatgaATCCATTCgataaaatattatctattatataataataaaatactatacataaatatattaatatatgtaaCGAATGAACAAGTTTTACAATCGTGAATTAATAATTTGAACTTTTATTCTATGATATTCtatacaaaaattaaaaaaaaaaaaggtaaagTAAAATATTAGCCAGTACATAAGAATAAAATACTATACATAAATACATTAATTTATGTAAATGTAAATGAAAACACAATCACATGTAAAAATTAGacaaaacttatgtgagacgatctcacggatcgtattttgtgagacggatcttttatttgggtcatttatggaaaaatattactttttatgctaagagtgttactttttattgtgaatatcgataggttgacccgtctcacagataaagatttatgAGATCGTCTCAGAAGAAACATACTCTAAAATTATATTTGATAATCAGTATTCATTTTTCAAAACCTATAAATACAAATAGACATACCAATATTGTTTATAAAACTTTCAAAAAAAATGTCATTTCATTTTATCTTTAAAATCCCTCAACCCAATCATTACGTTTTTTTAAGATATATTTGAGCaattattttcataataaaagCTTGAGAATATCAACATAGGTAGGAATTCGATCCGAATACTATGAATTAGGAAAAAAAtactttatatattagatttgGCATGATTCTATATTGATTGGAAATTTCGATATGATATTTGACATGTTTCGATAGCGATTAgtatattttcatcaaaatatctattttttttcttgCAAAGTCGTAATCACTAATCATGTATTTTTTATTGAATCAATTacgagaatatatatatatatatatatatatatatatatatatatatatatatatatatatataaaattatgtttAAAGAATCAatattagtttttttaaaaatatatatatcataattaaatgacgaatttttattaaatttttataattatatagttaatttttttataatgttTTAAAACATATTACGAAATCGattcaataataaaaatatctggattaaaattgacattttgtTGATTTTTTACCCGATGACTTAAAAGTCGAGGTGTAGGCGGAAAAAATGTAGGTGTACAAAAATATCAAGCCCACAGCTTCTGGAGGCTTCGTTTTTGCACTTCTCTCTTTCCAAATTGACCAGGTTCCGTGTCATGATAATCCCGCAAAGATGTGATTTTTATTACCACTTGGGCATTCTGATGCgtagtattatatataatataacatgTGCATCCTATTTAAACCGCGCAAAATCACAAGAAACTTCTGTGTTTTCGGCTGCTTGTTGACAAGGCTTCGTTGGGAGTAGGATTGGAATTCTCTTGGAGAAAGTTTCCGCAGCTGTTGTGGGTTGGGAGATTTTGAGGAATGGCTGAAGGGGTAGTAGAAAAACGACGATTTTTATGCGGTTTTGGGGCTGAAGAAGGATTGCACGACGGTGGAGCTTAGGAATGCGTACAAGAAGCTTGCACTGGTTAGCTTTGAAGCGACTTTTTCTTCTTTCGTTCTTTTTTTTGTATGTTAAAATACTAGGAAAGACAGTTTTTTGTGTTGCTCGTATGGTTATTCACTACTGGGAGAAGGGATCCTTGAAAAAGGTGAtcttggaatttttgaaagtatCGATTTCGTTTGGATTTTGGACGGGAAAAttcgtttttgttttttttgcttttgtgtgttattTTTTAAGATAAAAACTTATGTGATTTGCGGCAATCATGTTTTTGGATTCTTGTTTCTCTTCGGAAATCTGAAAGCTACTTGGGGTCTAATTGGTTTAATATTGTAGAAATGGCACCCGGATCGCTGCTCCGCCTTGGGGAGTGCGAAGCATTTGGAAGatgcaaagaagaaatttcaGGCCATCCAGCAAGCCTATTCTGGTGACTGCGAACTAGTTGATTATAAATATTCTCTGTTATATGTTAGTTCAAGAAATCATGAAGGGGCCAATTTTCTGCGAAGAGTTGTGTTTTTTGTACGTTGAGCAATTTTTAGGgaaaacaaagaaaataaatgtttttgtttttgcAGATATCATATGATATGcaagtttttgtttttgttttcttttttgttGAAAACCCAATAATTTGCTGTTATATGAGTTTTAGTTGTGTGTTTCCATAGTTTATGTATGTTTTCCAGGAATTTATGAGCTACTTGTAAAATTTTCAAGTTTGTGTTTGAACATGTTAACTGATTGTTTCTATTAGCCGTCCGTACTAGAACATGATGTAAGTTCATTTATTCTGTGCGTAGTAAGACTTATGATCTGCATTGTTTGGATTTGGACAGTGCTCTCAAACAGCGACAAAAGGTTCTTGTATGACTTAGGAGTTTATGACTGCGAAGACGAAAATGACGAAAATGTAAGTCTATAATTATTGCATACTTATATGCAACCACACATTGTGTATGACCCCCTTCTGATATCATGTTTTGTGTGAGTGATCATGTTTCCAATAAGGGAACTGCAAATGATTTTAGCTTATTATAATTTTCTGTCGACTCCTGGATTGGAAGTAATAATAATCATACCTCAAGGTCCGTGAAAGATGTTTCACGGACAGGGAAATATGAACTTATAAGAATTTAGGACATGATATGAAAATAATACACATGTACATATCTATACAACATAACCACATCATCTATGTGTATATACATATCTAGATACATAACTCACGTTATTTCAAAACATCAAATTTTAAGAAGACGTGTACAATTGTACCTGTATTAACCATCTTTCAAATTTGAAAGCATAACCGAACAATTCTCGTTGGCTGCCTGTGCACGTATGGCTTAGAAAAATAAAACTATAATATATAATCAGCAATTTTACATATCTATTCAACATGCCCCCGTATACGCCATAGACATGCGTGTTCATTTTCTAATTTTAGTTTCTGAGACATGTGATGTAGTATgtctaaattataatttttgaagTGTCTGATGGCTTCAAGTGTGATATTGGCGTAGGCCTTTGCAAGTGGCATAAAGTTGGTGCCGGATACATACAAAAATTGCTCTTGGTGTCATATGTTGATTATGGCATGTTTTGTTTGTGCGATGTGTGCAGGGTATGGGTGACTTCTTGAGTGAAATGGTATCAATGATGAGCCAATCCAATGTGAGTGCCTGATCCTGTAGCTAATGTTGTAATTTTCCATGCTTTTCCTCAAAAAGACCTATTTGATACATGGAACAAAATGAGGAGAGCACCTTTGGATTGCGAGTCGTGTTAAATTGAGTTGATGATTTTGTAATTTATGTTTTCATATGCTTGTGAAACTTATATATCCCCATTATATTTGCAACTTGGGAGTCCACATTTCTGACATGGGTTTTTGATCGACAATCCCGAGAAGTGCATCAAATATTCCCCCCATTTAAATCAGGATCCGCCTATGCAATAAGAACAAATTTTTTGATTGGAGTTGTGGAAACATGTTCTAATTCAGTTCTTTAATCTGTGTGGGTGACAGGACAATGGAAATGAAAGTTTTGAAGAACTGCAAGAACTCTTCTACAATATGTTTGACAGCGACATTGGCTCCtttggttcttcttcttcatcatcttcttgtTCTGCAGCCCCTCCTACATATTTTTCGTTGCCCAAACCTTC contains:
- the LOC140829179 gene encoding uncharacterized protein, with translation MGDFLSEMVSMMSQSNDNGNESFEELQELFYNMFDSDIGSFGSSSSSSSCSAAPPTYFSLPKPSYNETHCNRNFSGISGNSKAKAAKFEGFGEGVQSGERMVGRAWR